The stretch of DNA CTGACCGAGGCGCTCGGCCTCGAGCCCGAGGGCATGGTCCGCATCGGCCTGCTGCACTACAACACCCGGGAAGAAGTCGAGCGGCTGCTCGACCTGTTGCGCGGAATGGAAGCATGACCGCGCCAGTGCCCAGCCAGTTGCAACTGGTCGACGAACGGACGCTGCGGATCGAGTGGAGCGACGGCCTGGTGCGCGACTATTCGATCCAGGAGCTGCGCACGGCGTGTCCGTGTGCAACCTGCCGCGAGCAGCGATTGGCGCCGCGGCCGCCGTCGCAAT from Pirellulales bacterium encodes:
- a CDS encoding DUF971 domain-containing protein, which produces MTAPVPSQLQLVDERTLRIEWSDGLVRDYSIQELRTACPCATCREQRLAPRPPSQLTVLSPVEAQPLRLRGMQPVGNYAYGLDFSDGHTSGIYTIELLRTLGRDVPAG